From Gavia stellata isolate bGavSte3 chromosome 27, bGavSte3.hap2, whole genome shotgun sequence, one genomic window encodes:
- the FNDC10 gene encoding fibronectin type III domain-containing protein 10: MPSLLPPFLALLCFGAPAPALRAPPASPRRAEAGAEAEAAAEEQPWCPYKVGAEGAAGGRLCFRTPARGFQCAARACRAHRSPGGALVANVLRNGSVLLQWGPPRPAAGLRGFALNCSWDGTYTRFPCDSVELGAACRDYLLPEAHGSVRYRLCLQPRYAPPRPAPPAQCVEFRVEPAAMRDIVVAMTAVGGSICVMLVFICLLVAYITENLMSPTLAGAAGAAGPRRA; the protein is encoded by the coding sequence ATGCCCAGCCTGCTGCCGCCCTTCCTCGCCCTGCTCTGCTTCGGGGCGCCAGCGCCCGCCCTGAGGGCGCCGCCCGCCTCGCCGCGGCGAGCCGAGGCCGGGGCCGAggccgaggcggcggcggaggagcAGCCGTGGTGCCCCTACAAGGTGGGGGCCgagggcgcggcgggcgggcggctctGCTTCCGCACGCCGGCCCGCGGCTTCCAGTGCGCGGCGCGGGCCTGCCGCGCCCACCGCTCGCCGGGCGGCGCCCTGGTGGCCAACGTGCTGCGCAACGGCAGCGTGCTGCTGCAGTGggggccgccgcgccccgccgccggcctcCGCGGCTTCGCGCTCAACTGCTCCTGGGACGGCACCTACACGCGCTTCCCCTGCGACAGCGTGGAGCTGGGCGCCGCCTGCCGCGACTACCTGCTGCCCGAGGCGCACGGCAGCGTGCGCTACCgcctctgcctgcagccgcGCTacgcgccgccgcgccccgcgccgcccgcccaGTGCGTGGAGTTCCGCGTGGAGCCGGCCGCCATGCGGGACATCGTCGTCGCCATGACGGCCGTGGGGGGCTCCATCTGCGTCATGCTCGTCTTCATCTGCCTGCTGGTGGCCTACATCACCGAGAACCTCATGAGCCCGACCCTCGCCGGGGCCGCAGGCGCCGCCGGCCCGCGCCGCGCCTAG